The Desulfomicrobium orale DSM 12838 genome includes a window with the following:
- a CDS encoding N-acetyltransferase, whose amino-acid sequence MEKYILRKAAIADVKSIHRLLMDCAGKRLLLPRSFNELYSHLRDFVVAEEPETGRVAGCCALTITWEELAEVRSLVVAEDIQGLGLGRKLVEFCVSDALTFGIYKVFALTYQVRFFRKLGFSEVSKDVLPQKVWADCLKCPQFPECDEVAMMIEL is encoded by the coding sequence ATGGAGAAATACATCCTGCGCAAGGCGGCCATCGCCGATGTCAAATCCATCCACCGCCTGCTCATGGACTGCGCGGGCAAACGGCTGCTGCTGCCGCGTTCCTTCAACGAGCTGTACTCCCATCTCCGGGACTTCGTGGTGGCCGAAGAGCCGGAAACCGGACGGGTGGCCGGGTGCTGCGCCCTGACCATCACCTGGGAGGAACTGGCCGAAGTGCGCTCTCTGGTGGTGGCCGAAGACATTCAGGGTCTTGGCCTTGGCCGGAAACTGGTGGAGTTTTGCGTCAGCGACGCCCTGACTTTCGGTATTTACAAGGTGTTTGCCTTGACCTATCAGGTCCGGTTTTTCCGGAAGCTGGGCTTTTCCGAGGTCTCCAAGGACGTGCTGCCGCAGAAGGTCTGGGCCGACTGTCTCAAGTGCCCCCAGTTTCCGGAGTGTGATGAAGTCGCCATGATGATTGAACTGTAG
- the hpt gene encoding hypoxanthine phosphoribosyltransferase, producing MEFVQLFDRERIETRVRELGREISAHYGDEPLVCVCVLKGAYVFFADLMRALSIHPVVDFVRLSSYADQTSRSRMIFSKDLEVDIRDKHVLVVEDVVDTGHSIQFLLKVLEARHPRSVKVAAMIDKAERREVDVAVHFSGFPLEEGYIVGYGLDYAEQYRELDGIYELRFPQA from the coding sequence ATGGAATTCGTGCAGCTTTTCGACCGGGAACGGATCGAGACCCGGGTCCGCGAACTGGGCCGGGAGATTTCCGCGCATTACGGGGACGAGCCGCTGGTCTGCGTCTGTGTTCTGAAAGGAGCCTATGTCTTCTTCGCCGATCTGATGCGGGCTCTCAGCATCCATCCCGTCGTGGATTTTGTCCGTTTGTCCAGCTATGCGGACCAGACTTCCAGGTCGCGGATGATCTTCTCCAAGGATCTGGAAGTCGATATCAGGGACAAGCATGTGCTGGTGGTGGAAGATGTCGTGGACACGGGCCACTCCATCCAGTTTCTGCTGAAAGTGCTGGAAGCGCGCCATCCCCGTTCCGTCAAGGTCGCGGCCATGATCGACAAAGCCGAGCGGCGCGAGGTGGATGTCGCCGTGCACTTTTCGGGTTTTCCTCTGGAAGAGGGATATATCGTCGGTTACGGGCTTGACTATGCCGAACAATACAGGGAACTAGACGGTATCTACGAACTGCGGTTTCCGCAGGCCTGA
- a CDS encoding DUF3426 domain-containing protein has translation MLVQCPECSTKYDLDEDKLDHGGTKVRCKRCQHVFTAFRPMSSADILLDDPVPVPESHAPSDPDSAQGEELELERLLSKARERQAAAAGQEDKVGKEEMIADLQGAFQPPLLGQDSGETAAKPKSKAPLFVLLVLLAILCALLAGVYFLKPELLGLPSRGAEPPARPEAGAVEGAAQIALENVRQYFVPNEKEGQLFIIEGKAVNNFPEPRELIRLKATLYDRQGGAVTSQEFTCGNVVTLYQLQVSARKNIEEELSAKVGILAHNTNVQPGASVPFMVVFFGTPDSVEEFGLEVIQSSAP, from the coding sequence ATGCTCGTCCAATGCCCCGAATGCAGCACAAAATACGATCTGGATGAAGACAAGCTGGATCACGGCGGGACCAAAGTCCGCTGCAAGCGATGTCAGCATGTGTTCACCGCCTTCCGGCCCATGTCTTCCGCGGATATTCTTCTGGATGATCCGGTCCCCGTGCCGGAGTCGCACGCTCCTTCGGATCCGGATTCCGCCCAAGGCGAGGAACTGGAACTGGAGCGTCTGCTCTCCAAGGCACGGGAACGGCAGGCCGCTGCCGCAGGCCAGGAAGACAAGGTTGGCAAGGAAGAGATGATCGCGGATTTGCAGGGTGCGTTTCAGCCGCCTCTGTTGGGTCAGGACAGCGGCGAGACCGCCGCGAAACCCAAATCCAAGGCGCCCCTTTTTGTGCTGCTGGTCCTGCTGGCAATTCTGTGCGCGCTTCTGGCCGGAGTGTATTTTCTGAAACCCGAACTGCTCGGGCTGCCAAGCCGGGGCGCGGAGCCGCCCGCCCGTCCCGAGGCCGGAGCCGTGGAGGGCGCGGCTCAGATCGCTCTGGAAAACGTACGCCAGTATTTTGTGCCCAACGAGAAGGAAGGCCAGCTGTTCATCATCGAAGGCAAGGCCGTGAACAACTTTCCCGAGCCCAGAGAGCTGATCCGGCTCAAGGCCACTCTCTACGACCGGCAGGGCGGAGCCGTGACCTCGCAGGAATTTACGTGCGGCAATGTGGTCACTTTGTACCAGCTTCAGGTTTCCGCCCGTAAAAACATCGAGGAGGAGCTCTCGGCCAAGGTCGGCATCCTCGCTCACAACACCAACGTACAGCCCGGCGCTTCGGTGCCCTTCATGGTGGTTTTTTTCGGAACTCCCGATTCCGTGGAGGAATTCGGACTGGAAGTGATACAGTCCAGCGCTCCGTAG
- the radA gene encoding DNA repair protein RadA has protein sequence MKIKSVYVCSACGATAPRWQGQCSKCLAWNTLEAAAADPVPQGGVSNRPVDLRSVEFGPEGRVSSGLSGLDGVLGDGFVPGGVILLGGEPGIGKSTLLLQVAASMEGSGRSVIYVSGEESLSQIRGRAERLGMLSGGVTAMATNQAEDILACMEAHPALIVVDSVQTMISGRTEGLPGSVSQVRAVATALVERAKQTGVTVILVGHVTKDGQIAGPKLLEHMVDTVLYLEGDKEHLFRILRVVKNRFGPSNEILLFEMKERGMRIIEDPSTFFLQARDTALSGTALVMSMESQRPFVVEVQALVTRTFLAFPRRTALGFDANRLHLLIAVMEKRLQINLGQMDVYAKVGGGLRMKDPGLDLGIVAAILSSLYDRPLPEGAVFWGEVDLNGQIRPVSGHEARERQAANLGYAPLVHPRGGDRSAGWSRLADVKTMLFEQGGRS, from the coding sequence ATGAAAATCAAGTCCGTCTATGTCTGCTCGGCTTGCGGGGCCACGGCCCCGCGCTGGCAGGGACAGTGCTCCAAATGTCTGGCCTGGAACACTCTGGAGGCTGCCGCCGCTGATCCTGTCCCGCAGGGCGGGGTATCGAACCGTCCCGTGGATCTGCGCAGCGTCGAGTTCGGTCCCGAAGGGCGCGTCAGTTCCGGGCTTTCCGGTCTGGACGGAGTACTGGGCGACGGTTTCGTGCCGGGCGGAGTGATTTTGCTGGGTGGCGAGCCGGGCATCGGCAAGTCCACGCTGCTGTTGCAGGTGGCCGCGTCCATGGAAGGCTCCGGCCGGTCGGTGATCTATGTGTCCGGCGAGGAATCCCTGTCCCAGATTCGCGGCCGGGCCGAGCGCCTGGGGATGCTCTCCGGCGGCGTGACGGCCATGGCCACCAATCAGGCGGAAGACATATTGGCCTGCATGGAGGCCCACCCGGCGCTGATTGTGGTGGATTCGGTGCAGACCATGATTTCGGGCCGGACCGAGGGGCTGCCCGGTTCCGTTTCCCAGGTGCGGGCCGTGGCCACGGCGCTGGTGGAGCGGGCCAAGCAGACGGGCGTGACGGTCATTCTGGTGGGCCATGTGACCAAGGACGGCCAGATCGCCGGCCCGAAGCTTCTGGAGCACATGGTGGACACGGTGCTCTATCTGGAAGGCGACAAGGAGCATCTGTTCCGCATTCTGCGTGTGGTCAAGAACCGCTTCGGACCGTCCAACGAAATCCTGCTGTTCGAGATGAAAGAGCGGGGCATGCGGATCATCGAGGATCCGTCCACGTTTTTTTTGCAGGCGCGGGACACGGCCCTTTCGGGCACCGCGCTGGTCATGTCCATGGAATCCCAGCGTCCATTCGTGGTGGAAGTTCAGGCCCTGGTCACGCGCACCTTTCTGGCTTTTCCCCGGCGCACGGCCCTGGGTTTTGACGCCAATCGCCTGCATCTGCTGATCGCGGTCATGGAGAAGCGGCTGCAGATCAATCTGGGCCAGATGGACGTGTACGCCAAGGTGGGCGGCGGGCTGCGCATGAAGGATCCGGGTCTGGACCTGGGCATTGTGGCCGCCATTCTCTCGTCCCTGTACGACCGTCCCCTGCCCGAGGGAGCGGTGTTCTGGGGGGAGGTGGATTTGAACGGCCAGATTCGCCCTGTCTCGGGACATGAGGCCAGAGAGCGGCAGGCGGCCAATCTGGGCTACGCGCCCCTCGTGCATCCTCGCGGCGGGGACAGGAGCGCCGGATGGAGCAGGCTCGCCGATGTGAAGACCATGCTGTTCGAGCAGGGCGGCCGGTCGTAG
- a CDS encoding ATP-binding protein yields the protein MKRKIIEIDEEKCTGCGLCIPGCAEGALAIVDGKAKIVRDMFCDGLGACLGHCPEGALRIIEREAEEFDEEAALEHVRKTRNMEDAPAKPAGCPSAAILRMAPAPLAAAPGETGSSLSHWPIKIRLVPPHAPFLDNADLIIAGDCCPAASPDFHSRFLDGRVLMLGCPKFDNAEEYVERLAQIFAQARIRSITVLEMEVPCCSGMSRIVARALDRSGKDIPCTRRILGRDGRSVEEKMPLSVLPGLVSPGLAHFHGGKM from the coding sequence ATGAAGCGCAAAATCATCGAGATAGACGAAGAAAAATGCACCGGCTGCGGGCTGTGCATTCCCGGCTGCGCCGAGGGCGCGCTGGCTATCGTGGACGGTAAGGCCAAAATCGTGCGGGATATGTTCTGTGACGGCCTGGGGGCCTGCCTCGGCCATTGTCCGGAAGGGGCTCTGCGCATCATCGAGCGCGAAGCCGAAGAGTTCGACGAGGAAGCCGCCCTGGAACATGTCCGCAAGACCAGAAACATGGAGGACGCCCCGGCGAAACCAGCCGGATGCCCGTCCGCCGCCATATTGCGGATGGCCCCCGCTCCCCTTGCGGCCGCACCCGGAGAAACCGGATCGTCTCTGTCCCACTGGCCGATCAAAATCCGTCTGGTGCCGCCGCACGCTCCCTTTCTGGACAACGCGGACCTGATCATCGCCGGAGACTGCTGCCCCGCCGCAAGCCCGGACTTCCATTCCAGATTTCTGGACGGCCGGGTGCTCATGCTCGGCTGCCCCAAGTTCGACAACGCCGAAGAGTACGTGGAACGCCTGGCCCAGATTTTCGCCCAGGCCCGCATCAGATCCATCACGGTGCTGGAAATGGAAGTGCCCTGCTGCTCAGGCATGTCCCGTATCGTGGCGCGGGCTCTGGACAGAAGCGGCAAGGACATTCCCTGCACGCGGCGCATTCTGGGCAGAGACGGGCGCAGTGTGGAGGAAAAGATGCCCCTGTCCGTCCTGCCGGGGCTGGTATCACCGGGGCTGGCGCACTTCCACGGCGGAAAGATGTAG
- a CDS encoding amino acid ABC transporter ATP-binding protein gives MNDPIIDVRQIEKRFHIPEPLLALNQVSCAVSPGEVVVIIGPSGSGKSTFLRCLNRLEYADAGQIVIDGVDILDPGCDINAIRAEVGMVFQSFNLFPHKTVLDNLTMAQMTVRGRSRREAEAKGMALLKKVGIADKFASRPDQLSGGQQQRVAIARSLAMDPKIMLFDEPTSALDPEMVGEVLDVMKTLAREGMTMVVVTHEMGFAREVADRVLFMDKGRILEEGTPNHFFTAPAHERTKEFLSQIL, from the coding sequence ATGAACGACCCTATCATAGACGTCCGCCAGATCGAAAAACGCTTCCATATCCCGGAGCCGCTGCTGGCACTGAATCAGGTTTCCTGCGCGGTCTCACCGGGCGAGGTGGTGGTCATCATCGGCCCCTCGGGCTCCGGAAAGTCCACCTTTCTGCGCTGCCTGAACCGTCTGGAATACGCCGACGCGGGACAGATCGTCATCGACGGCGTGGACATCCTCGACCCCGGATGCGACATCAACGCCATCCGCGCCGAAGTGGGCATGGTCTTTCAGTCCTTCAACCTCTTTCCGCACAAGACCGTGCTGGACAATCTGACCATGGCCCAGATGACAGTGCGCGGCAGATCCCGACGCGAAGCCGAGGCCAAGGGCATGGCCCTGCTCAAGAAAGTGGGTATCGCCGACAAGTTCGCTTCCCGGCCGGACCAGCTCTCCGGCGGGCAGCAGCAGCGTGTGGCCATCGCCCGTTCCCTGGCCATGGACCCGAAGATCATGCTCTTTGACGAACCCACGTCGGCCCTGGATCCGGAGATGGTGGGCGAGGTACTGGACGTCATGAAAACCCTGGCCCGCGAGGGCATGACCATGGTCGTGGTCACCCACGAGATGGGATTCGCCCGCGAGGTGGCGGACCGGGTGCTGTTCATGGACAAGGGCCGGATTCTGGAGGAAGGCACTCCCAACCACTTTTTCACCGCCCCCGCCCACGAGCGGACCAAAGAGTTTCTGAGCCAGATTCTTTAG
- a CDS encoding amino acid ABC transporter permease (The N-terminal region of this protein, as described by TIGR01726, is a three transmembrane segment that identifies a subfamily of ABC transporter permease subunits, which specificities that include histidine, arginine, glutamine, glutamate, L-cystine (sic), the opines (in Agrobacterium) octopine and nopaline, etc.), producing the protein MATYAGLDRPKSKAYFRVWTGVFFLGALGLVSLLYFSTKKVEYTWRWNRVPQYFLYEEKTEIRAETEGEIVQITPLGQESRVLIRGADGEESHDVPASSLLLAEGDYVYPGDVLGSFSRHKAGILVEGLLLTLEVSALAIVLGIVLGLFTGLARISENPALRWGAIAYIELIRGSPLLVQIFLWYFVGGTVINAMLSQYGLAQISPLWFGVLALAIFTGAYTAEIVRAGIQSVHRGQMEAARSLGLTYAQAMRKVILPQAFRRILPPLAGQFISLVKDSSLLGVISIRELTKASREVVTSSLQPFEIWIVCAILYLVLTFTLSMFVQYLERKAI; encoded by the coding sequence ATGGCCACATACGCGGGACTCGACCGGCCCAAAAGCAAAGCTTACTTCCGGGTCTGGACGGGCGTTTTTTTTCTGGGGGCTCTGGGCCTGGTCAGCCTGCTCTATTTTTCCACCAAAAAAGTCGAATATACGTGGCGCTGGAACCGGGTGCCGCAATACTTCCTCTATGAGGAAAAGACGGAAATCCGGGCCGAAACGGAAGGGGAAATTGTCCAGATCACTCCCCTCGGCCAGGAATCCCGAGTGCTCATCCGGGGCGCGGACGGCGAGGAAAGCCACGATGTGCCCGCCTCTTCCCTGCTGCTGGCCGAGGGCGACTACGTCTATCCGGGTGACGTGCTCGGCTCCTTTTCCCGTCACAAGGCCGGCATCCTAGTGGAGGGCCTGCTGCTGACGCTCGAGGTCAGCGCCCTGGCCATCGTTCTGGGTATCGTGCTCGGCCTGTTCACGGGTCTGGCCCGCATTTCCGAAAACCCGGCCCTGCGCTGGGGAGCCATCGCCTATATCGAGCTCATCCGGGGCTCCCCGCTTCTGGTCCAGATTTTCCTGTGGTATTTCGTGGGCGGCACGGTCATCAACGCCATGCTCTCCCAATACGGTCTCGCGCAGATTTCCCCCTTGTGGTTCGGCGTGCTGGCGCTGGCCATCTTCACCGGCGCCTACACGGCGGAAATCGTGCGCGCAGGCATCCAGTCCGTGCACCGCGGGCAGATGGAGGCCGCCCGCTCCCTAGGCCTGACCTATGCCCAGGCCATGCGCAAGGTCATCCTGCCTCAGGCTTTCCGCCGGATTCTGCCGCCTCTGGCCGGTCAGTTCATCAGCCTGGTCAAGGACTCGTCCCTGCTTGGGGTCATTTCCATCCGCGAACTGACCAAGGCTTCCCGCGAAGTGGTCACCTCGTCGCTCCAGCCCTTCGAAATCTGGATCGTGTGCGCCATTTTGTATCTCGTCCTGACTTTCACCCTGTCCATGTTCGTGCAGTACCTCGAACGCAAGGCCATCTGA
- a CDS encoding transporter substrate-binding domain-containing protein gives MRRLLLIVPALFLCLSALPVLAADHELAQKSTLNAILKRGELRVGLDPGYMPFEMTDKKGNIVGFDVDLAKEMAKAMGVKLKIVNTDYDGIIPALMADKFDIIISGITINQERNLQINFAGPYIVAGQAILLSKKHEGKITSYKDLNDPKYVVVSRIGTTGEQAVKRMIPKAQYKSFEKEPDGAMEVVNGQGDAFVYDLPFCVVFMAQQGGKNLVLLDKPFTYEPLGFGIRKGDPDFLNWLDNFLYQIKEDGRYERIYTKWIKSTEWLKDVQ, from the coding sequence ATGCGTCGTCTGCTTCTCATCGTCCCGGCTCTCTTCCTCTGTCTGAGCGCCCTGCCGGTCCTCGCCGCGGACCACGAACTGGCCCAGAAATCCACTCTGAACGCCATCCTCAAGCGCGGAGAGCTTCGTGTGGGCCTCGATCCCGGGTACATGCCCTTCGAAATGACGGACAAGAAAGGCAACATCGTCGGTTTCGACGTCGATCTGGCCAAGGAAATGGCCAAAGCCATGGGCGTGAAGCTGAAAATCGTCAACACGGACTACGACGGCATCATTCCGGCCCTCATGGCCGACAAATTCGACATCATCATCAGCGGCATAACCATCAACCAGGAACGCAACCTGCAGATCAACTTCGCCGGGCCGTACATCGTCGCGGGGCAGGCCATTCTGCTCAGCAAGAAGCACGAAGGCAAAATCACTTCCTACAAAGACCTGAACGACCCCAAATACGTGGTCGTCTCCCGCATCGGCACCACCGGCGAGCAGGCCGTCAAACGCATGATCCCCAAGGCCCAGTACAAGAGCTTCGAGAAGGAACCCGACGGGGCCATGGAAGTGGTCAACGGCCAGGGCGACGCCTTCGTGTACGACCTGCCCTTCTGCGTGGTCTTCATGGCCCAGCAGGGCGGCAAGAATCTGGTGCTGCTGGACAAGCCCTTCACCTACGAGCCCTTAGGCTTCGGCATCAGGAAGGGCGATCCCGACTTCCTGAACTGGCTGGACAACTTCCTGTACCAGATCAAGGAAGACGGCCGTTACGAGCGCATCTACACCAAGTGGATCAAGAGCACGGAATGGCTGAAGGACGTGCAGTAG
- a CDS encoding dimethylarginine dimethylaminohydrolase family protein: protein MFTHAITRLPGPDFHQGLTTSALPAPDLDKALEQHAAYVRCLRSLGLAVTVLPAAPGFPDACFVEDTAVVVRETAVITRPGAPSRQGETVSIATALAPLRPLTRIEAPGTLDGGDILQVGKHFFIGVSDRTNEEGARQLSAILEKHGYTAAFIRVGAGLHLKSSLNYVGEDTMLVTRNFAGHSAIADFRQIVCPRGEEYAANTLFVNGTLIMPAGYPETRTLLDALSLPVVEIDSSEYHKMDGGLTCLSLRL from the coding sequence ATGTTCACTCACGCCATCACCCGTCTGCCCGGCCCGGATTTTCACCAGGGCCTGACCACCTCGGCCCTGCCCGCTCCGGATCTGGACAAGGCTCTCGAACAGCACGCCGCCTACGTGCGCTGTCTGCGCTCCCTGGGACTGGCCGTCACGGTGCTGCCCGCCGCGCCAGGCTTTCCCGACGCCTGCTTTGTGGAGGACACGGCGGTGGTCGTAAGGGAAACGGCCGTCATCACCCGGCCCGGCGCTCCTTCCCGGCAGGGGGAGACCGTATCCATCGCCACGGCCCTCGCGCCCCTGCGCCCCCTGACCCGGATCGAAGCCCCCGGCACTCTGGACGGCGGCGACATCCTGCAGGTCGGGAAGCACTTTTTCATCGGCGTTTCGGACAGGACCAACGAGGAAGGCGCACGGCAGCTTTCCGCCATTCTGGAAAAGCACGGCTACACGGCGGCCTTCATCCGCGTGGGGGCCGGACTCCATCTGAAATCGAGCCTCAATTACGTCGGCGAAGACACCATGCTGGTCACCAGAAATTTCGCCGGACACTCCGCCATCGCGGACTTCAGGCAGATAGTCTGTCCCAGAGGCGAGGAATACGCGGCCAACACGCTCTTCGTGAACGGCACGCTGATCATGCCCGCCGGATATCCCGAAACCCGCACCCTGCTGGACGCTCTCTCCCTGCCCGTCGTGGAGATCGACTCCAGCGAATACCACAAGATGGACGGCGGACTGACCTGTCTGTCCCTGCGTCTGTGA
- the dinB gene encoding DNA polymerase IV — MKNTPAAHTLQAIILHLDMDAFFASVEQADNPALRGLPVVVGDSPRGVVSAASYEARKYGVHSAMPIARARKLCPQAVFLPGCMSRYREVSRQVMALIRAHCPVVEQASVDEAYADISGMERILPSPEILAGNLKKAIRDGTGLSCSIGIAPNKFLAKIASAWRKPDGLTVISPEAAGDFLRDLPVTRIPGVGRRMREELHLLGAVHIRDVLTRPREFWTEALGKRGNTLYDRAQGVDPSPVLPHVEAQSCSAENTFLEDTADPEILEHWLLVQAERVGAELRALGKKGATITLKIRFQDFSLITRSKTLSRPTDITREIHETARRLLAGQKLASKVRLIGLGVSNFRSGKDMLPLPTDARREREEHLDRTMDRIRARFGAASIVRADTVHDMEHVVRDTLSLKNRKSG; from the coding sequence ATGAAAAATACTCCCGCCGCCCATACTTTACAAGCGATTATTCTGCATCTGGACATGGACGCCTTTTTCGCTTCCGTGGAGCAGGCCGACAATCCGGCTCTGCGCGGCCTGCCCGTGGTCGTCGGCGACTCTCCGCGCGGCGTGGTCTCCGCCGCATCCTACGAAGCCAGAAAATACGGCGTCCATTCGGCCATGCCCATCGCCCGGGCCCGGAAGCTCTGCCCGCAGGCCGTGTTTCTGCCGGGTTGCATGTCCCGGTACAGGGAGGTCTCGCGTCAGGTCATGGCGCTCATTCGCGCGCACTGTCCCGTGGTGGAGCAGGCCTCCGTGGACGAGGCCTACGCGGATATCTCCGGCATGGAACGCATTCTGCCGTCACCGGAAATCCTGGCCGGAAATCTCAAGAAGGCCATCAGGGACGGCACGGGCCTGAGCTGCTCCATCGGCATCGCCCCCAACAAGTTTCTGGCCAAGATCGCCTCGGCCTGGCGCAAACCCGACGGACTGACCGTCATTTCCCCGGAAGCCGCGGGAGACTTCCTGCGCGACCTGCCCGTAACCAGAATACCCGGCGTGGGCCGGCGCATGCGGGAGGAACTGCACCTGCTCGGCGCCGTCCATATCCGGGATGTTCTGACCCGGCCGAGGGAATTCTGGACCGAAGCGCTGGGAAAGCGCGGCAACACGCTGTACGACCGGGCTCAGGGCGTCGATCCGTCGCCTGTGCTCCCGCATGTCGAGGCGCAGTCCTGCAGCGCGGAGAATACCTTTCTGGAAGACACGGCGGATCCGGAAATTCTGGAGCACTGGCTGCTGGTCCAGGCCGAACGTGTCGGCGCGGAATTGCGGGCTCTGGGCAAAAAAGGAGCCACTATCACCCTGAAAATCAGATTTCAGGACTTTTCCCTCATCACCCGCAGCAAAACCCTGTCCCGGCCCACGGACATCACCAGGGAAATCCACGAAACCGCCCGTCGCCTTCTGGCCGGTCAGAAACTGGCCAGTAAGGTCCGCCTCATCGGTCTGGGTGTCTCCAACTTCCGAAGCGGAAAAGACATGCTCCCTCTGCCCACGGATGCCAGACGGGAAAGAGAGGAGCATCTGGACCGGACCATGGACCGCATCCGGGCCAGATTCGGTGCCGCGAGCATCGTACGCGCCGATACCGTCCACGATATGGAGCATGTGGTCCGGGACACGCTTTCCCTGAAAAACCGGAAATCCGGATAG
- a CDS encoding OmpA family protein produces the protein MKVSKLAVLCLLLAMFAASTAVSAGTYAPKVDNFIFLVDTSGSMDENYVGTKEKKVVLAKSIMERINSNLMELGYKGALATAAPAREIQALETYSSAGFGASIAKLPTVIGSRPTPLGEGLKALEPALQGVSGRNAVIILSDGRENTGTDSVQVASDLAEKYGVCFHTISFADSVAGNQPLLDSITNAKPCGVAVSAEQIADDAALQQFIKDVFYEAAAPAAPVDGDDDGDGVPNSRDKCPDTPRDLAVDADGCPIPVKMQLKVLFDFDKSEVKSIYHQELANFAEFAKQYPGVDIEIGGHTDSVGKAAYNQKLSERRAKSVRAYLVEKLGMDGARLTAVGYGMTQPIADNKTKDGRAQNRRIEAVLKGVYQKR, from the coding sequence ATGAAAGTGAGCAAACTGGCTGTGTTGTGTCTGTTGCTGGCGATGTTCGCGGCTTCCACGGCCGTGTCCGCCGGAACCTATGCGCCCAAGGTCGATAATTTTATCTTCCTGGTCGATACATCGGGTTCCATGGATGAAAACTATGTCGGTACCAAAGAAAAGAAAGTCGTTCTGGCCAAATCCATCATGGAGCGCATCAACTCCAACCTGATGGAACTGGGTTACAAAGGCGCTCTGGCCACCGCGGCTCCGGCCCGGGAAATCCAGGCTCTGGAGACCTACTCCTCCGCCGGATTCGGTGCTTCCATCGCCAAGCTGCCCACGGTGATCGGCTCCCGGCCGACTCCTCTGGGTGAAGGTCTGAAGGCTCTTGAGCCTGCCCTGCAGGGTGTCTCTGGACGCAATGCCGTAATCATTCTTTCCGATGGCCGTGAAAACACCGGTACGGATTCCGTGCAGGTCGCTTCCGATCTGGCCGAAAAGTATGGCGTTTGTTTCCACACCATAAGCTTTGCCGACTCTGTCGCCGGCAATCAGCCCCTGCTGGACAGCATCACGAATGCGAAGCCCTGCGGCGTCGCTGTTTCCGCCGAGCAGATCGCTGATGACGCCGCTTTGCAGCAGTTCATCAAGGACGTGTTCTATGAGGCTGCCGCTCCGGCCGCTCCTGTCGATGGCGACGACGATGGCGACGGTGTGCCCAATTCCAGAGACAAGTGCCCCGACACTCCCCGCGATCTGGCTGTTGATGCCGATGGATGCCCCATCCCGGTGAAGATGCAGCTGAAGGTGCTCTTTGATTTCGACAAGTCCGAAGTCAAGTCCATCTATCATCAGGAACTGGCTAACTTCGCCGAGTTCGCCAAGCAGTATCCCGGCGTGGACATCGAGATCGGCGGTCACACCGACTCCGTGGGCAAGGCCGCGTACAACCAGAAGCTGTCCGAGCGCCGGGCCAAGAGCGTCCGCGCCTACCTGGTCGAGAAGCTGGGCATGGACGGCGCCCGCCTGACCGCTGTCGGATACGGCATGACCCAGCCCATCGCCGACAACAAGACCAAGGACGGCCGTGCGCAGAACCGCCGCATCGAGGCCGTGCTGAAGGGCGTTTACCAGAAGCGGTAA
- a CDS encoding DUF1456 family protein, with the protein MTNNDILRRLRYALRLSNARLTALFALGGHALSEADLDLFLRKDGDPQSVECPDVLLGAFLDGLIVSRRGPGNEPPDGELDNNAILRKLRIALELKDTDMLHILRSAGLTLSKSELAALFRRPDHRNFKPCGDQLLRKFLTGLARTSREEK; encoded by the coding sequence ATGACCAATAACGATATCCTGCGCCGCCTGCGCTACGCCCTGCGCCTGAGCAACGCGCGGCTCACGGCCCTCTTCGCGCTGGGCGGACACGCTCTGAGCGAAGCCGATCTGGACCTGTTCCTCCGGAAGGACGGCGATCCGCAAAGCGTGGAATGCCCGGATGTCCTGCTGGGCGCGTTTCTGGACGGACTGATCGTTTCCCGGCGCGGGCCGGGGAACGAACCGCCGGACGGCGAACTGGACAACAACGCCATCCTACGCAAGCTGCGCATCGCTTTGGAACTCAAAGACACGGACATGCTGCACATCCTCCGCAGCGCGGGCCTCACCCTCTCCAAATCCGAACTCGCCGCGCTGTTCCGGCGGCCGGACCATCGCAATTTCAAGCCCTGCGGCGACCAGTTGCTGCGGAAGTTCCTGACCGGCCTGGCCCGGACTTCACGCGAGGAAAAATAA